The Manduca sexta isolate Smith_Timp_Sample1 chromosome 7, JHU_Msex_v1.0, whole genome shotgun sequence region AAAGatctttttttaacataatacaaGAGAACGATCAAGATTTTAAACGATTATTTTCTTCGCGCAGATGTTTGAAAGTGAAACTAAATGATTGTATATGCGGAGAAACTACgtacttattataattgtacaaCGACCTATGAACACAAATGTATCATTTATGGTATTACTATCAAGCAgttaatttcattcattttttgaGTTTCTCCGTTGAAGCTTAATTCCTATATAAGGTACAGGATAAAACCCTAACACAGTATGTGTGTACTATTAAGGTATTTGCCTTGCCTTTCCCTGAAGGCGTGGAGTTTTGTTACAATAGTACTCGTTATCTTGTTTTGACTGATTGAAGATACCGTGTTGCTACACAAAACGTACGCAATTTTTACAGAGTTAGAGgtagaaaatacaaaaatgacGAGTATATCttcgaaggggtaagcagagatatAACTAGGGTGTGTTGATGATGTGGTAAGGgtcgagcttatcgccatatcgagcacattccagacttcgggctgatactgatcagaaaaatcaactatcactttgtccgaccagGAATTTGATTCTGGGACCGCgttcgcaatacaactatgccatcgaaggaggtgtttgttttgtaataacctaaatgaaatttaatgaattatttattatagcatGAAATCGCTGGATGCTGGGCGCTTTTAACAGGTCAGTTAGGAAATCTTTAGGGGTGaactatgttcagcagtagactttcAACGACTGATGACTACGTATGCgtgaatagaaaataatatttgaatttcttaCAGCTACTACGTATCGTCAGTTGTCGAATTATCCTTTAATTATTTGAAGTCTAATACTAGTTTGTTAAATAGCGAAGTATCAACGAGCCAGGCGCGTCCAACAAAGACTTAAGTTTATTGTTCAGCTTCCTTTTCACGGGGATAACACATTCAAAAGcgtcatattatttttgaaaataaaaaggattttaattaaaatattatttttgctttagatttacaataaaataattgcgCTATTTTAAAAGCGCATTTCGCGTATTAACTCTTTTTTAAGTTACTcttttttacagattttttcTACGCAAAACAAAGACACTCTAAGCGgcaatgtattttgtatatttttccttatagaCTAGCACAGTTCAACACATAGACTCTacactgtattattttatttacaatgtagAGATGTAGTGTATGTAGAGACAATGGCTTAAGTGTTTAACACGatggtatttttatgttttatgtatttttaatgctGAATTTCTTTTATACAAATGTAAAGGTTATATATTTGTAGTGACGAATATACATACCTTAAATTCTTAACCAATAATAACCTTTATGTATATAGTATTTAAGACGATAAAAAAAGTGTCTTATGTTACCCTTATGCAACATATTCGGGGATACCGCCTGTGTGCGTTAAGGTAGAGTCCCTCAAAATGGCGTACGAGTTATTTTTCCGCCTGTTTATATCAAGAATCGCAAGTGACCTATCTCGTTCTCTATCTCGTTAGATAGCACCGTACTTTGTAAAGCGCAGTGTAATCATTCTGtatcacaaacaaaatattcatcatCAACCTGTGAACACCTCAGCGAATTTCATGTAGAAATATTCTTTTACGttcagttataaatatttgacattgacacactgttacaatatttgtttcattactagtttatatttttgtggtcGTGCGGCacaagttaaattttattgatataaaatgtacTAGCTCTTTTATTAAGGGttatgcatttaaaaaattgcaatcACTTTCAGCCGACGATCGCTCTTGCGTGTGATGGAAACGGGACAGCAAAATATTGTGAAGCAACCAATCCTTTATAACACTCACAAAACTGTaatctgttaaaataaaaaaaaattaaggaatgtAATACTGAATCAGCAATGAATTGACGCAAGTCACTTATACTTTCATTTCGTACTTTAGAAAACACaacatgaaaacattttacaaattgttttacttatttgcttaagaattactttttttgtgGTTATGATTAGTCTGATTTATAAACATGTACTACGAGACTAACAgaaaaattgtgtaaaaaaatatacacacctaatataataaatttgctgTTTTGATTAATACCTATAGATAATTTGTTGTCAGATAAATCCTGGTAAAGATCTGTTTTCGAGGCGTCAAAAAACCTTCTAACAAAGAATTAAGAAGCCaaacacaaattatataaagttaCAAATCATTTTAGTGTCTTGTAAGACAATAAAACTTTGAAGATTTATGTCTTACTTCATTAGCTTACAATTCTTTTAACAGAGaagcaagtatttaataaattatgagaTGATTTCCATGTTTTTATATCGTATTCAAGTTGACAATACAGTTACCGTAGTAAACGTTGGTGTACATTACAAGTACGCAATTACCAGCTGGCCCCGACGACAGACTAATCACGACACGACGCCCAGcctaaaatcaaattaatctaCCCAATTAGACGCGAGATAAAGAGCCCGGCAAAAAAATATCGTCATTAATAGAGGCAAACTTGTTACCGCTACCGAATTAACGAGCCGACGCAATCGTGTAATTACGAACGCGTCGCCCGCCGCATACCTACGGGCCGCGGGCGGGTCTCGGCGGGCGCTCGGGCGGGCCGCCGGGGCGGGGTCCGAACGCGATCGATACCACCACGCCGACCGCGGCCGTCCATCAACACCACCGCGGGTAGCTGCGTCCCGCTCTAACGCGAGCACGCTTCCCGCCGAGCGAGCGAGACGGCCCGCCACCGTCCCCGATCGGGCCGCTCCCGTGGGCGTATTCCGGGCTGGTGCGGCGGCGCGCTCTCGAGCCTCAGTCGCCTGAGGACCGCGTGCTGTGCGCGTGCGTGCGCCGCACCAGTACCATGCACGCCCGCTCCGCGTGAAACACAGCCGTCACGATGCTTGTGCCTCCCGAGATGATGGCGGCCCAATCGAAGCTCGTCTACCAGATGAACAAGTATTACAACGAGCGGGTCGCCAACAGGAAGGCGCAGATCACAAAGACGATACATGAGGTGTGCAGGATAGTGCAGGATGTGCTCAAGGAGGTAGAACTGCAGGAGCCGAGGTTCATCTCCTCGCTCACCGACTACAACGGCCGCTTCGACGGACTCGAGGTGGTTTCGCCGCACGAGTTCGAGATCGTCATCTACCTGAATCAGATGGGCGTGCTGAACTTCGTGGACGACGGCTCGCTGCCCGGGTGCGCCGTGCTCAAGCTCAGCGATGGCAGGAAGCGTTCCATGTCACTGTGGGTGGAGTTCATCACCGCCTCCGGCTACCTGTCCGCGAGGAAGATCCGCTCGCGATTCCAGACGTTGGTCGCACAGGCGTGCGATAAGTGCTCGTACCGGGATTGCGTTAAAATGATCGCCGAGACGACCGAGGTGAAGTTGCGTATCCGCGAGCGGTACATTGTGCAAATAACGCCTGCGTTCCGGTGCGCCGGCCTGTGGCCGCGCTCCGCCGCGCACTGGCCACTGCCGGCCATACCCTGGCCACACCCCAACATCATCGCAGAGGTCAAATCAGAGGGTTTCGATTTATTATCAAAAGAATGTTTAGCTCTACAAGGGAAGAACTCTGCAATGGAGGGAGACGCGTGGGTGTTGAGTTTCTTTGAGGCGGAAAACCGGCTGCTGCAGGGCGGCTGCCGGCGGAAGTGTTTGAGCATACTGAAGACGATCCGGGACCGGCACCTGGACCTGCCCGGCAACCCGGTGACATGCTACCACATGAAGACGCTGCTGCTGTACGAGTGTGAGAAGCACCCGCGCGACCACGAGTGGGACGAGGCGGCCATCGGCGACCGCATCAACGGCATCTTCCTGCAGCTGATCTCGTCGCTGCAGTGCCGCCGCTGCCCGCACTACTTCCTGCCTCACGTCGACTTGTTCAAAGGCAAGTCCCCGACGGCGCTCGAGAACGCCGCCAAGCAGGTGTGGAGGCTCACCAGGGAGATGCTCACCAATTCCAGGGCGTTCGAGAAGCTGTGAGTGCGCGAGTGAGTGCTGTCGTGTCGTACCGCTGCGGTACCGCCGCGGCGCCGCACCGAGTCATGTAGTCAGTAGGCGGTGCCGCTGTGTCAGACTGTGTTGTACCGCGTCACGTTGTCAGTTATCACGATACGTTTGTGTTTCGAATATTCCATGTGGATCGTCAGACTGTAAGTAGAAGTATTATCTACTAACGCATAGAGTTAGCCaagtctttatattatttttgtgatataaatgtaaatagcaTATACGTTGTACAATTTTagtgatatatttaatttaatatgaacaaaaagaataaaaaaacaccTTGTATTTATTTGACTGAAATTCTTAAGTAGGCTTATGaggttaaaataaacaattttgaaatttaatacaatttgtttgttGATCCCCTACACTGGTCGAGATGAGGCTACGAGTCCGGAGTGATGGCACTAGTCACGT contains the following coding sequences:
- the LOC115455578 gene encoding protein mab-21, which produces MLVPPEMMAAQSKLVYQMNKYYNERVANRKAQITKTIHEVCRIVQDVLKEVELQEPRFISSLTDYNGRFDGLEVVSPHEFEIVIYLNQMGVLNFVDDGSLPGCAVLKLSDGRKRSMSLWVEFITASGYLSARKIRSRFQTLVAQACDKCSYRDCVKMIAETTEVKLRIRERYIVQITPAFRCAGLWPRSAAHWPLPAIPWPHPNIIAEVKSEGFDLLSKECLALQGKNSAMEGDAWVLSFFEAENRLLQGGCRRKCLSILKTIRDRHLDLPGNPVTCYHMKTLLLYECEKHPRDHEWDEAAIGDRINGIFLQLISSLQCRRCPHYFLPHVDLFKGKSPTALENAAKQVWRLTREMLTNSRAFEKL